The Myxococcales bacterium genome window below encodes:
- a CDS encoding septum formation initiator family protein — translation MSGSHVDRAIERLLPVAILGVAFVSVPLLILKPEGLPRMRSLDRELTQVEAENQELRRDVARLRIEVAELRDNPAAVERIARSKLGLLRKSEVVYQFGKGHL, via the coding sequence ATGTCCGGCAGCCACGTCGACCGCGCGATCGAGCGGCTCCTGCCCGTCGCGATTCTCGGCGTCGCCTTCGTCTCCGTGCCGCTGCTCATCCTGAAGCCGGAGGGGCTGCCGCGCATGCGCTCGCTGGATCGGGAGCTCACGCAGGTCGAGGCCGAGAACCAGGAGCTGCGGCGCGACGTCGCGAGGCTGCGGATCGAGGTCGCGGAGCTGCGCGACAACCCGGCAGCGGTCGAGCGCATCGCGCGGTCCAAGCTCGGCCTCCTCCGCAAGAGCGAGGTGGTCTACCAGTTCGGCAAGGGGCATCTGTGA